CACGGCGACCGGGAGGTGGCCTTCGGGTTGCTCCGCGGTGTGGTGGCCGAGCTGGGCAGCAGCGGAAACCCGGTGGCGCTGTCCGGGTTGAAGAACCAGCTTCGCCGGGCCCGCCCCGACTTCAGCGAGAAGAAGCTCGGCTACCGCAGCTTCCTCCAGTTTTGCAAGGCCGCGGCTACCGGGGGAGTGGTCGATCTGCGCTGGAGCCCGGAAGCCGACGATTACCTGCTCACCACCCAGGGATGAGCACCGCCGCCGGTCACTCCCTGTGATGTTCACATCACGGGCGAGGGTCACTCGCCGCACCCGGCCCCTCGGGGCAGGGCGGGTCGGCAAGCACCCTGACCGGTGTACTCAGCGATATCTCATATCCGCCTGATCCGCCACTCAGGGCGGGAAGGATCCGCCCTCGCGGTTCCTCCCTGTCACCAGATCGGTCGAAGTACGCCTGAATTATGGCTATCGCCCTGGTATCCACCCGCCTGCGCCGTACCCTCGACGCAAAAATTGCTATACGGTCGGCGAATGAAGGTCGAGGAGCATTGGTGGAACGGAGACACGACCCCGCGCGGGCGCCGGGACGTGTATATCCGTACTGACGGGCAGGGTTGGGAGGTCCGCGCCCAGATCGGTGGGGCGTCGGGTCGTGAGCGGGTGCAGCAGTGCCCAAGCCGGGCCTCGGCGGCCATCCTCGCCGACGCCTGGCGCGGCACCCACCCTTCCTGGCGCGAGCTAAAGCAGCGCTGATCCGGCTCCGGGCCGGGCCGGCAACGCTCCTGGGCTCCAGCCCGGCGCGCTCGCCGGCCGGCCCGGTGCTCGGTGCCCAGCGGCCCGGCGTTCGGCACGTAGTGGTCCAGTGCTCGGTATCCAGCGGCCCGGCGTTCGGCCTGCAGTGGTCCGGTGCTCGGCATCCAGCCCACTCCGCTGCGGTCGGCCGCCAGCGACGTCTTCACCGCTTCTGCGACATCACCTGCGCCATGTTTGCCGCAGGTGCCAGCACACGTCACGTTGCGACCGTCCCGATCGAGGCAGCCGCCTGTTTCCCTGAGGGCCGCGGTCGCCGAGGACGCTGGGTCTTTCTTGATCGGTTTGATGCGCAGTGGCGTCTGTGTACCGGTGTCCCCGCCGTCAGGCCGGGTACTCGGAGGTCCCCGATCGCGGGTGCTCGGAGGCGCCCGGTCATGGGTGCTCGGAGGCGCCCGGTCATGGGTGCTCGGAGGCACCCGGTCGAGGGTGTCGGAGGTTCCCGGTCGCGCCCGATGGAGGTCGCCATGTCGCACGGTCCCGACGAGGAGAACCCCAGGCTCGACAAGGAGGTCCGGGAGGCCGAGAGTCGGCTCGGCGACGACGCCAAGCCGTCGGACGACGCACTGACCGACGACGACGCCCGGGTGCCGGACGACGCCCCCTCCGAGCAGGACCCGGGCACCTGAGCCGGACGAACCGTCCGTGAACCCGACACGTGCGCTCCCGACCGACCCGGCGCCGGCCGCCCGCCCGCCGGCGATGCCGCCAGCCCCGCCCGTCAGGCCGCCAGCCCGCCAGTCCACCGACTCTCAGGCCCTGATCGGCTCGGCTTTCTTGAAATCGGGGTATCGCAGGCGGTCTGACACCGCGACTTCATGAAAACCGAGTCGATCAACCGCATGTAGGCAACCCGAGACGGGCAAATCGGGTGACGTGCCGTCGACGGTGCGCGGGTGGAACGCCCAGGGGCCTGCCCGGCGGAAGATGCCGGACAGGCCCGTGGCCGTAGGGAAAAGCGGTCAGTGCTTGAGGGTGAACGTGAAGTCGCCGGAGAGCTTGCCGTTCAACCGGACCGCCGAAACGAGCTTCCCCTGGACGATCAGTCTCTCGACCTCGCCTCGGGTAAGACCGCAACCTTCAGCGATCAGTCGTACTGGTCGGACCGGGATCCGCGCCGCGAAGCGGACCGAGACGTCGATCGTCTCGCCGTCCGGGTGATCCGATCCGCCGGTGTCGAGGCGCCAGGCGCCAGTCCAGTCGAGGGCGATGCGGTTGGCGCGCTGCACGTCCGGATCCTGGAGCAGATCGGCTGTCAGTCCAGGGTCGTTGCCGTGCAACCGGTCCAGCAACTCCGGTGGGATGGTGCGAACGGTCATTCGCTCCAGGACGGTGAGCTTTGCCGTCTCCCCGCAGGCGGTGCAGAGCGCGAGGAGCCAGACGTCGATGAGTTTGTGGTTGGCGTTGACTCGAAATTTTCCGCTTGGCCGGAGGCGTTCGGACGCGCACGAGCGGCAACGGCGGTTGATGAGTGGCAGGCAGGTGGGCACGACGGCCCAGTTTCTGAGCACAGAGGTACACCGGTTTCAGTGAGAGGTCCGCAGCAAAAAGCGGCGCGGCGCACACGGCGCGACGCGCGACAGATCAGCGCTTGGGATGTCTCACAGGGTGTACAACGGCACGTCCTTGCCTAGACGACCTGGTTCCGCGCACGGTAACGGCGCCCAGCGGCGCCGATCCACTGGTTTTCGAGCGCTTCAGGACCGTCCGACCGGACAGGTGCCGGTTACGACAAGGTCAGACGGTGGGGACCGGCAGCACCGCGCCTTCGACCGCGGACCGGTGGGCCAGCTCGATCAGCTCGACCGTGGCGACCGAGTCCCGTGGGTCCACCGGCATCGGCGCGCCGTCGCGCAGCGCCGTCGCCACCTGCGCGTAGAAGCTCTGGTACGCACCGGGTTCCGTCGGCACGGGTCGCAGGTCACCGTCGACACCGAGCTTGCCGTACCGCTCCGGCGGGACCTCGCCCCAGCCCGGCTGGTCCGGCCGGCCGCCGTCGTGCAGCGCCGCTTCCTGCACGTCCAGCCCGTACGTCGTGTAGCCGGCCCGGTCGCCCAGCACGCGCAGGCGGGGGCCGAGTTGAGCGGTGACCGCGCCCATCCACAGGTGCGAGTGGACCCCGTTGGCGTGGGTCAGCGCCACGAAGGCATCGTCGTCGACAGCTGCGCCCGCGCGGCGACGGTCCACCTCCGCGTAGACGCGGTCGACCCGGCCGAAGAGCTGCACCGCCTGATCGACGAGGTGGGCGCCGAGGTCGAAGAGGGCGCCGCCGGCCTCCTCGGGACTGGCAAGCTCCCGCCAGCCCGGCTTGATCGTCGGACGGAACCGCTCGAACCGGGACTCGAAGCGCAGCACCCGCCCCAACTCGCCCTGCTCGACGAGGCGGCGGGCGGTCAGGAAGTCGCCGTCCCAACGCCGGTTCTGGAACACCGTCAACGGCACCCCACGCTCGGTCGCCTCGTCGACCAACGTGCGACCCTCGGCAGCAGTCGCGGCCAACGGCTTGTCGACGACGACCGGCAGGCCGGCTGCGAGCGCCGCCCGTGCCATCGGCACGTGCAGCCGGTTCGGCGTGGCCACCACGACCAGGTCCAGAGCGTCCGGCGTACGCCAGAATTCGTCGGCGTCGTCGACCAGGCGGGCGTCCGGGAAGTGCTGCCGGGCCTGCTCGCGCCGCTGCGGGTCGCGGGTCACGATGGCGTCGAGCCGCAGCCCGGGCGTCGCGGCGATCAGCGGTGCGTGGAACACCCGGCCCGCCAGCCCGTACCCCAGCAGGCCAACCCGCAGCGCCTCCGCCATGCCGTGCCCCCATCTCCCTGGTCCGCGCCCGACGTGGCGGCGGTACCGCTGAGGAAAACCTATCGCCCCGAGCGGCCCGACCCGATCTCGGCCCGACGCTGGTCAGCTCGCCGGGTCGGCCCGCAGGTAGGTGAGCACCGCCAGCACCCGACGGTTGGTGTCGTCGCTCGGTGGCAGGTCGAGCTTCAACAGGATGTTGCCGACGTGCTTGCCGACCGCCGCCTCGGTGACGTGCAGCCGGAGGGCGATCGAGGCGTTCGACCGGCCCTCGGCCAGCAGCGCCAGCACCTCGCGCTCCCGGGCGGACAGCGCGGCGAGCGGATCGCGGGGGCGGTGCAGCAGTTGCCGGACCACATCCGGGTCGATGGCGGTGCCACCGGCCGTGACCCGGCGCAGCGTGTCGACGAACTCGGTGACCTCGGCGACCCGGTCCTTGAGCAGGTACCCCACCCGTTGGCCGTCTCCGCTGTCCAGCAGAGCCGCCGCGTACCCGGTCTGCACGTACTGGCTGAGCACCACGACGGGGAGGTGGGGTCGTTCGGCGCGCAACGCGACGGCTGCGCGCAGCCCGTCGTCGCGGCGGCCGGGCGGCATCCGGATGTCGGTCAGCACCAGGTCCGGTTCGTGCTCGCGGGCGGCGTCGAGCAGGTCCGGCGCGGAGCCGACCGCGGCGCAGACCGTGAAGTCGAAGCGGGTCAGCAGCGCGACCAGGCCCTCCCGCAGCAGCACCTCGTCCTCGGCGAGCACCACCCGGGTCAGCGACGGCACGGCAGCTCCACCCGGACCAGGGTAGGCCCGCCGGGCGGGCTGGACAGCAACAGCCGTCCGTCCACTGCGGCGACCCGGTCGGCGAGACCGGTGAGGCCCGTACCCCGGGTCGGGTCGGCACCGCCCCGGCCGTTGTCGGACACCTCGACCACGAGGTCGCCACCGGCCCGGGTGAGACGGACGTCCGCGCTGGTCGCGCCGGCATGCCGGACCACGTTGCCGAGAGCCTCGGACACCACGAAGTACGCGGTGGTCTGGACGATCTCCGGTAGCTCGTCGTCGAGGTCGGCGCGGACGGTGACCGCGACGGTGGCCGCGTCGGCCAACTCGCGTACGGCGCCGGCCAGGCCGAGGTCGGTGAGGCTCTGCGGCCGGATGCCGTGCACCAACTGGCGCAGCATCACCATCAGGCCCCGGGCCTGCTCGTGCGCCACGGCGAGCGGCCGGGCGGCGGGGGAGTCCTCGGGTACGTCCAGTCGGGCCAGGCCGAGCTGAAGGGTGAGGCTGGTCAGTCGCGGCTGCGCGCCGTCGTGCAGGTCCCGTTCGATCCGGCGGCGTTCGGCCTCGTACGCGCCGACCAGCCGGGTGCGGGACCGGGCGACCTCGCGCAGCGCCGCGGCGTCGACCGGCGAGGTCAGCGCCCACCGGGCCACGGCGGCCTGGGCGGCGGCGAGCAGACCGACGGCGTACCAGAGCACCGGGATCAGCAGCACGCCCACTATCGCGTACGGGATGGCTTCGCCGGTGGTGTCGATCGGCTGCCAGATCACGACGGGCTGGTTGGAGTCGCCGGCCAGCCAGGGGCTGGTGATCATCCCGAGGTCGAGCAGCACCACCACCAGGAACACCCAGTACGCGACCGGGGCGACCCCGCCGAGCCAGAACAGGTACGCCACCTCCCGCCACCCGGCGGCGCTGCGGTAACGGGCGGCCAGGCCGGGCCACGGTGACGTGGGCAGTGGCCGGCCGTCGACAAGCCCCAGCCGCCACCGCTCGATGACGGCCACCGGGAAGCTCATCAGCGGCGCCAGCGCCAGCAGGGTGAGACTGCCGACCGCCAGGAACAGCATGAGCGGGATGCTTGGCGGCCGGCCGTGCAGCAGCAGCGCGTTGAGGGCGGCGAAGAGGGGCGCGCCGATGACGAGCAGCCCGACGGCGAGCACGCCCGCGATCGGCAGTGTGCTGACCAGATAGGCCAGCGCCCGCCATGGCCAGGCGGAGACCAGCCAGTCGCGGCGACGCAGCGCCCTGGCCAGGTGAGAAGGGCTTTCCGGGGTCATGCCAGAGACGCTAATCGGGGACGACCACGCGCCCCAGCCGTCCAGATCCACTTTCCGGGGTATGCCCAGCACTACCCACCGAACGGCCGTGCGGCGCTGTCCGACGACCGCGAGGCCAGCTGACCCGGGCGCGCTGGCCGTTGCGCGTCAAAGCGGCGTCACGATCGCGCCGATCCGCGTAGCGGAAGCGTGAAAGCCCTGGCCGGCGGCGCCCCCGTCGCTGTGTCATTGCCTTCAGTGGGCCCGAGGTACGGGTCTCCGCCCTCGCCGGAGGCGTGCTGTGGTTGTCGATCAGGAGCAGAAGACCGCCATGGTCGGCGGGTCGACCCCGACCGGGGTGAGCGTGGCGATCGGTTGGACGGTGCTGATCGGCGCCGCGCTGCTCGCCGGGGCGCTGTTCTCCCCGGCCGAGCTGCCCGCTCGGACGCTGGTCATGTCTGTTGTCGCCGGGGCGTACGCGGCGGTGGTGGCCGATCTTCGCGCGGTCGTCGCGGTGACCGGGCTGGGCATGGCGACCTTCGTCGGCTTCCTGGCCAACCGCTTCGGTGATCTGAGCGCGGGTGGGGACGCCTGGTCGTACGCCGTGGTGATCGCCTTCGCGGCCACGCTCGGCGCGGGTTACCGCTGGTTGCGGTCGGTGCCCCCGGCGGCCGAGTGACCGCCGGCAGGGCCGGGGTGCGGGGCGCCGCGCGGCGTACGTCGTACGCCCGCGTTGTTAGGATGGCCGCACCATGGCGAGTGAGCGCAAGGCGACCGCGGACCCGGCCCGCAGCCTGGCCATCCTCTGGCGCACCCGGGAGCCGACCAGCCGCAGCGCCGGGCCCGGCCTCAGCGTCGACCGGATCGTCCGGGCCGCGATCGACATCGCCGACGCGGAGGGTCTCGACGCGTTGACCATGCGACGCGTCGGCGAGGCGCTGGGCGTCGGCACCATGTCGGTCTACACGTACGTGCCGGGCAAGGCCGAACTCGTGGACGTCATGGTCGACACCGCGTACGGCGAGATGCCGCGACCCGCTGTCGAGGGTGACTGGCGGGCCCGGCTGGAGCGGATCGCCCGCGACAACCTGGCGCTCTACCAGCGGCATCCCTGGATGCTGCGGGCCGAGACGACCCGACCGGTGCTCGGCCCGCACCTGCTGGCCAAGTACGACTACGAGCTCGGCGCGGTCGTCGACATCGGTCTCAGCGACGTCGAGATGGACGCGGTGCTCACGCTCCTCCTCGGCCACGTGAAGAGCGCGGCGCGGGCCGCCTCCGAGGTGGTCGACCTGGAGCGCCAGTCCGGCATGACCGACGGCCAGTGGTGGCAGTCGCACGCGCCCTGGCTGGAGACGTTCATGACGGCCGGCAGCTATCCGATCGCCTCCCGCGTCGGCACCGCGGCCGGTCAGCAGCACGGTGCCGCGTACGGCCCGGAGTACGCCTTCGAGTTCGGTCTGCAACGCGTCCTCGACGGGATCTCGGTGGTGGTCGCCGAGCGGGCGGCCAGCCGGTGACCGGCGCCGCGGAGCTAGCCTGATCCGTCGCTGTCCGCTGCCGCGCCCGCCGCGCTTCGCGCCAGCCGGGCGAGCGAGCGCGCCGACGGGCCACCCGGCTCGGCGTGGTAGACGACCAGCGACTGGGTGGTGCCGCTGATGGTGAACTTCTCGTAGCGCAGCTCCAGCTCGCCCACCTGCGGATGCCGGAACACCCGTAGACCGCCGCCCGCGCGAACGGTGACGTCGTGTCGGGCCCACAACCGCCGAAACCGCTCGCTGCCGGCCGTCAGCTCCTCGACCAGCTCGGTGAGCCGGGGATCGTCCACCTCGGCGCCGACCTGTGCGCGCAGGCCGGCCACCGCGTTGGCCGCGACGGCCGTCAGGGCCGGGTAGAGCGCCGGCACGCTCGGGTCCAGGAAGACCGCGCGCAGGAGGTTCACCCCGGCCGTGAAGATCGGTGCCAGCGCGGTCGCGACGGGGTTGGCGAGGAGCACGTCCAGGTGTCGCCCGTGCACGAAGGCGGGGGTCTCGCTCCACGAGCCGACCAACTGCCGGATGCCCAGGGGCACCCGCTCCTGCCGGCGCGCAGCCGGACGGGCCGGCGCCGGCCGGGCCAGGCCGTACAGGTGTGCCGCGGCCTCCGCGTCCAGCATCAGTGCGCGGGCCAGGGAATCCAGCACCTGCGTCGACGGGTGCCGGTCGCGGCCCTGCTCCAACCGCAGGTAGTAGTCGACGCTGATGCCGGCGAGCAGGGCAGCCTCCTCGCGCCGCAGGCCGGGCACCCGCCGACGGCCGTGCGCGGGCAGCCCGACGTCACCCGGCCTGATCAGCTCGCGCCGGGCACGCAGGTATTCGCCCAGCGGGCCGGCTGTGCTCACCCGCTCATCGTAGGAGCCGCCACCGGTGCCCATCCTGGTCCTGCCAGTCCCAGGAAAAGCAGGGATCCGGCTGGCACCGGCCGCCTGGGTGACAGTGTCGGGGTAAGCGTGATCGAGAGACGGGACAGCAATGACAACTCGGATCAGCACTCCCTTCGGTTTCGCCTCGACCGCCGACGAGGTTCTCGCCGGTGTCGACCTGACCGGCAAGCGGGCCGTCATCACCGGAGGCGCCGCCGGCATCGGCGTCGAGACGGCCCGTTCGCTCGCCGCCGCCGGCGCCGAGGTGGTGCTCGGGGTACGCCGGGTCGCCGCCGGCGAGCAGGCCGCTGCCGACATCGCCGCCAGCATCGGTGCGGACCGGGTCAGCGCCCGCGAGCTGGACCTGGCCGACCAGGACTCGGTACGCCGGTTCGTCGCCGGCTGGGACCAGCCCCTGCACATCCTGGTCAACAACGCGGGGATCATGGCGCTGCCCGAGTTGGAGCGCACCGCCGAGGGCTGGGAGATGCAGTTCGCCACCAACTTCATGGGGCACTTCGCCCTGACCGTCGGTCTGCACGACGCCCTCGCCGCGGCCGGTGGCGCCCGGGTGGTGTCGGTCAGCTCCAGCGGGAACCTCTTCTCTCCGGTGATCTTCGACGACCTGCACTTCGCGTTCCGGCCCTACGACCCGCTGCTCGCGTACGGGCAGTCCAAGAGCGCCGAGGCGTTGCTCGCGGTCGAGGCGACCCGCCGCTGGTCCGGTGAGGGCATCCACGCCAACGCGCTCAACCCGGGCGCGATCGCCACCGGGTTGCAGAAGCACACCGGCGGGCTGCGTACGCCCAAGGAACGGCAGAAGACCCCGCAGCAGGGTGCCGCCACCTCGGTGCTGCTCGCCGCGTCCCCGTTGCTGGACGGCGTGGGCGGTCGCTACTTCGAGGACTGCGCCGAGGCGGCGGTCGTCACCGAGCGCCCTGCCGACTACACCGGTGTGGCCGCGTACGCCGTCG
This portion of the Micromonospora zamorensis genome encodes:
- a CDS encoding response regulator transcription factor, whose protein sequence is MPSLTRVVLAEDEVLLREGLVALLTRFDFTVCAAVGSAPDLLDAAREHEPDLVLTDIRMPPGRRDDGLRAAVALRAERPHLPVVVLSQYVQTGYAAALLDSGDGQRVGYLLKDRVAEVTEFVDTLRRVTAGGTAIDPDVVRQLLHRPRDPLAALSAREREVLALLAEGRSNASIALRLHVTEAAVGKHVGNILLKLDLPPSDDTNRRVLAVLTYLRADPAS
- a CDS encoding helix-turn-helix transcriptional regulator, giving the protein MSTAGPLGEYLRARRELIRPGDVGLPAHGRRRVPGLRREEAALLAGISVDYYLRLEQGRDRHPSTQVLDSLARALMLDAEAAAHLYGLARPAPARPAARRQERVPLGIRQLVGSWSETPAFVHGRHLDVLLANPVATALAPIFTAGVNLLRAVFLDPSVPALYPALTAVAANAVAGLRAQVGAEVDDPRLTELVEELTAGSERFRRLWARHDVTVRAGGGLRVFRHPQVGELELRYEKFTISGTTQSLVVYHAEPGGPSARSLARLARSAAGAAADSDGSG
- a CDS encoding DUF1062 domain-containing protein is translated as MLRNWAVVPTCLPLINRRCRSCASERLRPSGKFRVNANHKLIDVWLLALCTACGETAKLTVLERMTVRTIPPELLDRLHGNDPGLTADLLQDPDVQRANRIALDWTGAWRLDTGGSDHPDGETIDVSVRFAARIPVRPVRLIAEGCGLTRGEVERLIVQGKLVSAVRLNGKLSGDFTFTLKH
- a CDS encoding SDR family NAD(P)-dependent oxidoreductase; this translates as MTTRISTPFGFASTADEVLAGVDLTGKRAVITGGAAGIGVETARSLAAAGAEVVLGVRRVAAGEQAAADIAASIGADRVSARELDLADQDSVRRFVAGWDQPLHILVNNAGIMALPELERTAEGWEMQFATNFMGHFALTVGLHDALAAAGGARVVSVSSSGNLFSPVIFDDLHFAFRPYDPLLAYGQSKSAEALLAVEATRRWSGEGIHANALNPGAIATGLQKHTGGLRTPKERQKTPQQGAATSVLLAASPLLDGVGGRYFEDCAEAAVVTERPADYTGVAAYAVDPGNAERLWNVASDLISHRVGTTGR
- a CDS encoding sensor histidine kinase; the encoded protein is MTPESPSHLARALRRRDWLVSAWPWRALAYLVSTLPIAGVLAVGLLVIGAPLFAALNALLLHGRPPSIPLMLFLAVGSLTLLALAPLMSFPVAVIERWRLGLVDGRPLPTSPWPGLAARYRSAAGWREVAYLFWLGGVAPVAYWVFLVVVLLDLGMITSPWLAGDSNQPVVIWQPIDTTGEAIPYAIVGVLLIPVLWYAVGLLAAAQAAVARWALTSPVDAAALREVARSRTRLVGAYEAERRRIERDLHDGAQPRLTSLTLQLGLARLDVPEDSPAARPLAVAHEQARGLMVMLRQLVHGIRPQSLTDLGLAGAVRELADAATVAVTVRADLDDELPEIVQTTAYFVVSEALGNVVRHAGATSADVRLTRAGGDLVVEVSDNGRGGADPTRGTGLTGLADRVAAVDGRLLLSSPPGGPTLVRVELPCRR
- a CDS encoding Gfo/Idh/MocA family oxidoreductase, with the translated sequence MAEALRVGLLGYGLAGRVFHAPLIAATPGLRLDAIVTRDPQRREQARQHFPDARLVDDADEFWRTPDALDLVVVATPNRLHVPMARAALAAGLPVVVDKPLAATAAEGRTLVDEATERGVPLTVFQNRRWDGDFLTARRLVEQGELGRVLRFESRFERFRPTIKPGWRELASPEEAGGALFDLGAHLVDQAVQLFGRVDRVYAEVDRRRAGAAVDDDAFVALTHANGVHSHLWMGAVTAQLGPRLRVLGDRAGYTTYGLDVQEAALHDGGRPDQPGWGEVPPERYGKLGVDGDLRPVPTEPGAYQSFYAQVATALRDGAPMPVDPRDSVATVELIELAHRSAVEGAVLPVPTV
- a CDS encoding TetR/AcrR family transcriptional regulator; translated protein: MASERKATADPARSLAILWRTREPTSRSAGPGLSVDRIVRAAIDIADAEGLDALTMRRVGEALGVGTMSVYTYVPGKAELVDVMVDTAYGEMPRPAVEGDWRARLERIARDNLALYQRHPWMLRAETTRPVLGPHLLAKYDYELGAVVDIGLSDVEMDAVLTLLLGHVKSAARAASEVVDLERQSGMTDGQWWQSHAPWLETFMTAGSYPIASRVGTAAGQQHGAAYGPEYAFEFGLQRVLDGISVVVAERAASR